A stretch of the Solanum dulcamara chromosome 6, daSolDulc1.2, whole genome shotgun sequence genome encodes the following:
- the LOC129891576 gene encoding nuclear pore complex protein NUP43, translating into MAVHSSSSQNLQVHRFPQNHYIDSLRWLPQLSAFHRHIILSDFDSESSTSSLQILNSSNSRSNPPEITFQSSLTTPSRITSLTTSQNPNKPLIAASTFSGSLLLYTADLVNGSLEFVDSLAEKGFHFGRVNGIDVSENGSEFVSVGEDGRINWVSFVGGKLTTRKVFDSNGLISYGAVKWASPVEFVSGGLGFGLQWWDQRRPGGPVSQFKANWTRGTTSGIVHSIDIHPSRKHTCLAGGSSGTVFAWDLRWQQQPIMLSGVGTSDLSALSESDVWEVQYDNYTTSSNYRNMSESRVLPAMICSEDGILAVIDQGEEPVELLAEPCAINSFDIDRQNPSDIVCSLEWESIAILTRS; encoded by the exons ATGGcagttcactcttcttcttctcaaaaTCTCCAAGTCCACCGCTTCCCTCAAAATCACTACATTGACTCCCTCCGTTGGCTTCCTCAACTCTCTGCTTTCCACCGTCACATAATCCTCTCAGATTTCGATTCCGAATCCTCAACTTCTTCACTCCAAATCCTAAACAgttcaaattcaagatcaaacCCACCAGAAATCACATTTCAATCTTCACTCACAACCCCATCAAGAATCACTTCATTAACAACTTCGCAAAACCCCAATAAACCCCTTATTGCTGCTTCCACGTTTTCGGGTTCGCTGTTGCTTTATACAGCTGATTTGGTTAATGGGTCGTTGGAATTTGTTGATTCGTTAGCTGAAAAGGGGTTTCATTTTGGTCGGGTTAATGGGATTGATGTGAGTGAAAATGGGTCGGAGTTTGTGAGTGTTGGGGAAGATGGGAGGATTAATTGGGTGAGTTTTGTTGGAGGGAAGTTGACTACTAGGAAGGTTTTTGATAGTAATGGGTTGATTTCGTATGGCGCGGTGAAGTGGGCGTCTCCGGTGGAGTTTGTGAGTGGTGGATTGGGGTTTGGACTTCAATGGTGGGATCAACGACGCCCCGGTGGACCTGTTTCGCAGTTTAAAGCTAATTG GACGCGTGGAACTACTTCTGGCATTGTACATTCAATTGATATTCATCCATCAAGAAAGCATACTTGTCTT GCAGGAGGTTCTTCTGGTACTGTGTTTGCATGGGATCTTCGCTGGCAACAGCAGCCTATAATGCTTTCTGGTGTTGGAACCAGTGATTTGTCCGCTCTTTCGGAAAGTGATGTTTGGGAAGTCCAGTATGACAACTATACTACTTCATCCAATTACCGAAACATGTCAGAATCACGTGTTCTTCCTGCCATGATTTGCTCAGAGGATGGCATTCTTGCCGTAATTGATCAAG GTGAAGAACCTGTCGAGCTTCTTGCAGAACCTTGTGCCATCAACAGCTTTGACATCGATCGACAAAATCCATCA GACATTGTTTGTAGTTTGGAGTGGGAGTCCATAGCCATCTTGACGAGGTCTTGA